The Eubacteriaceae bacterium Marseille-Q4139 genome has a window encoding:
- a CDS encoding DNA methyltransferase yields the protein MSNENRVKDIDSPVHDWYRFVLSFPPHLVREYIKKFSICKEDVVLDPFCGTGTTNVECKKHGIPSIGIEANPIACFASSAKCNWAADTAQMFQEAEQIAQRVADLIENCKELKCLTEEQSKLIIKNSISERPLSQVLILKEAILAAHSQYEEHFLLALAKNIVCSYSNLKFGPEVGISRKKVYDVDVVSVWLRQVLVMQNDICRISGLRDVPSDIISGDARSISKMPFTKKVNFVITSPPYPNEKDYSRTTRLESVLLGFINSKEQLREVKKQFIRSNTKNVYKGDNDSQYVEKIDSISELSKSIEKKRIELNKTSGFEKLYSSVVKLYFGGMARHFQELKPILAPNAKLAYVVGDQASYFKIPIRTAELLAEVAENAGFEVEGIENFRKRYATGTDAWLNENVLVLKYLGD from the coding sequence GTGAGTAATGAGAACAGAGTTAAGGATATAGATTCTCCTGTACATGATTGGTATCGGTTTGTCCTGTCCTTTCCGCCTCATCTGGTGCGGGAATATATCAAAAAATTTAGTATATGCAAAGAGGATGTTGTCTTAGACCCGTTTTGCGGAACCGGAACAACAAATGTGGAATGCAAAAAACATGGCATTCCGTCCATTGGCATAGAAGCGAATCCGATTGCCTGTTTTGCAAGTTCAGCGAAATGTAACTGGGCTGCTGATACGGCGCAGATGTTCCAGGAGGCAGAGCAGATTGCACAGCGGGTTGCTGATCTGATAGAAAATTGTAAAGAATTAAAGTGTCTGACAGAGGAACAAAGTAAGTTAATCATAAAAAATTCAATAAGTGAAAGGCCATTAAGCCAAGTCCTGATTTTAAAGGAGGCAATTCTGGCGGCACATTCACAATACGAGGAGCACTTCCTTCTTGCGCTGGCAAAAAATATTGTATGCTCTTACAGCAATTTAAAATTTGGGCCCGAGGTAGGCATCAGCAGGAAAAAAGTGTACGATGTGGATGTTGTCTCAGTATGGCTCCGGCAGGTTCTCGTTATGCAAAATGACATTTGCCGTATTTCCGGGCTGAGGGACGTTCCGTCTGACATTATTAGCGGAGATGCTCGTTCAATAAGTAAGATGCCCTTTACGAAAAAGGTCAATTTCGTTATTACATCTCCACCATATCCGAATGAAAAAGACTACTCGAGAACAACGCGATTGGAATCTGTTCTGCTGGGATTTATAAACAGCAAAGAGCAGCTCAGGGAGGTAAAAAAACAGTTTATCCGTTCCAATACAAAAAATGTTTATAAAGGAGATAATGACTCACAATACGTCGAAAAGATTGATTCCATATCAGAGTTAAGCAAATCCATAGAAAAAAAGCGCATAGAACTTAACAAAACTTCTGGTTTTGAGAAGCTGTATTCCAGTGTGGTAAAACTCTATTTTGGGGGAATGGCAAGACACTTTCAGGAATTGAAGCCGATATTAGCTCCAAATGCAAAATTGGCATACGTGGTAGGGGATCAGGCATCGTACTTTAAAATCCCCATACGAACCGCAGAATTGCTGGCAGAAGTTGCAGAAAATGCAGGTTTTGAAGTAGAAGGCATTGAGAACTTTAGAAAGCGCTACGCAACAGGGACGGATGCCTGGCTTAATGAAAATGTTTTAGTTTTAAAGTATTTGGGAGATTAA
- a CDS encoding endonuclease, with the protein MGIYDSIIYSIFFEHYEEGKTPIRFEREEFLKKAEELNINAAKNLGDIVYSYKYRKKLPKEILETAPAGHYWRIRSIGKSHYEFVLEKGMEFIEPDPMLATIKIPDGTPSIVKKYSVSDEQALLTIVRYNRLIDTFLGITCYSLQNHLRTTVDGIGQIETDELYVGVDKKGRQLIIPVQAKGGTDKLGITQIEQDMELCRQKYPELICRAIACQFITSDIVAMFEFGVEDGKIVKENERHYKITDAREITGNDLSQYKFR; encoded by the coding sequence ATGGGAATATATGACTCCATTATTTATTCAATCTTTTTTGAACATTATGAGGAAGGAAAAACCCCGATTCGTTTTGAACGGGAAGAATTTCTGAAAAAAGCTGAGGAGTTAAATATTAACGCCGCTAAAAATTTAGGTGACATCGTTTACAGCTATAAGTATCGAAAAAAATTACCAAAAGAAATCCTGGAAACAGCTCCGGCGGGTCATTATTGGCGCATAAGAAGTATTGGGAAATCTCATTATGAGTTTGTATTGGAGAAAGGTATGGAATTTATAGAACCGGATCCCATGCTGGCCACAATCAAGATCCCGGATGGAACGCCGAGTATAGTAAAAAAATACAGTGTGTCTGACGAGCAGGCATTGCTTACCATTGTTCGCTATAATCGGCTAATCGATACTTTCTTGGGGATTACATGCTACTCTCTTCAGAACCATTTACGCACAACCGTGGATGGAATCGGCCAAATTGAAACGGATGAGCTGTATGTTGGCGTGGATAAAAAAGGCCGTCAGCTCATTATACCAGTACAGGCAAAGGGTGGTACCGACAAACTGGGTATTACGCAGATTGAACAGGATATGGAGTTATGCAGGCAAAAATATCCTGAACTGATATGCCGTGCCATTGCATGTCAGTTTATTACATCTGATATTGTTGCCATGTTTGAATTTGGTGTTGAAGATGGAAAAATTGTTAAGGAAAATGAGCGGCACTATAAGATAACTGATGCAAGAGAGATCACAGGAAACGATTTATCTCAGTACAAATTTCGTTGA
- a CDS encoding amidohydrolase family protein, which translates to MDFLIKNAVSIDCETGEEKGVSAWIENGKIKELGEHTEARGECAVIDADGAYLLPGLIDFHTHLFTRGSAFGVNGDLLLSGGVTMAVDMGTAGNLGYEAFHRLDVQPRDIKIKSFLNLSPLGQPGSGISEPLGENAVQETEIMRLVKKYRGEILGIKVRLSKEIVGDLGMEPLEHAIRLAGRLCLPVCVHTTNPPADPAEIVSRLRPGDVYSHMYHKKGMTILKEDGTVKEEFKKAQERGVYLEVGNGRMNFNFEVAEKAVGDGLFPDIISSDATARTLYNAPDMRDLPYVMSKFYNMGMPLHQVIKAVTKTPAACLGLADCAASLLEGRLADLTLMRKCRTAAEFCDSDGNVRKGDTVLSPEMTMIGGRVVYLQGKSRMGR; encoded by the coding sequence ATGGATTTTCTGATAAAAAACGCGGTGTCTATCGACTGTGAGACGGGAGAAGAGAAGGGCGTTTCCGCATGGATTGAGAACGGAAAGATTAAGGAGCTGGGGGAACATACAGAGGCCAGGGGAGAATGCGCCGTCATCGACGCGGACGGGGCGTACCTGCTTCCGGGACTCATTGATTTCCATACCCACCTCTTTACAAGAGGCAGCGCCTTTGGCGTAAACGGCGACCTGCTTCTTTCCGGCGGCGTCACGATGGCCGTGGACATGGGGACGGCCGGGAATCTGGGCTATGAGGCGTTTCACCGGTTGGATGTGCAGCCCAGGGACATAAAAATCAAGAGTTTTTTAAATCTCTCCCCGCTGGGCCAGCCAGGCTCGGGGATTTCGGAGCCCCTTGGAGAAAACGCCGTCCAGGAGACAGAAATCATGCGGCTAGTCAAAAAGTACAGGGGAGAAATCCTTGGGATCAAGGTGCGCTTAAGTAAAGAGATTGTCGGAGACCTTGGCATGGAACCACTCGAGCATGCCATCCGTCTGGCTGGACGTCTGTGCCTTCCTGTCTGCGTCCATACGACGAACCCGCCGGCAGACCCGGCAGAGATTGTGAGCCGCCTGCGCCCCGGCGATGTTTACAGCCACATGTACCACAAAAAGGGTATGACGATTCTCAAAGAAGACGGAACCGTGAAAGAGGAATTTAAGAAAGCACAGGAGCGCGGCGTCTATCTGGAGGTCGGAAACGGCAGGATGAATTTTAACTTTGAGGTGGCCGAAAAAGCCGTGGGGGACGGGCTTTTTCCCGATATCATCAGCAGCGACGCCACGGCCAGGACACTTTACAATGCCCCGGACATGCGCGACCTGCCTTATGTGATGTCGAAGTTTTACAATATGGGGATGCCGCTCCATCAGGTAATAAAGGCTGTGACAAAGACACCGGCCGCCTGCCTTGGGCTGGCAGACTGCGCCGCAAGCCTTTTAGAAGGCCGGCTGGCGGATCTTACGCTCATGCGGAAATGCCGGACGGCGGCAGAATTCTGCGATTCCGACGGGAATGTGAGAAAAGGCGATACGGTGCTTTCGCCGGAGATGACGATGATCGGCGGGAGAGTGGTTTATTTGCAGGGGAAGAGCCGGATGGGGAGGTAG